AGGATCATTGTAATTCCAATTCAAATAAAAACTATTCGTAGATGCAAGTGCGATAAATATTACCACTATAACCGCACACAATGAAATAAGAATCCATCGAATCGTTTTTACCTTTGTTATACTTCTTTTTGCAAGCTGCAAATTAATAACTTCTAATTTTTCAGAAAGAATCTTTAAATCATCGGTAGTCGGTTCTGCTACAGGTTCTCCAAGTAATTCACTTACAGTAGTATTCAGTTCATTCGCCAAAATAATCAGCATACTGGAATCTGGAACTGACAAACCATTCTCCCATTTTGATACTGTCTGTCTTACTACGTTCAGTTTAATTGCCAGTTCTTCTTGCGACAGCCCTTTTGACTTTCTAATTCTTTTGATATTTTCATTTAGCATAATCTCTGCCTCCTTGTTTTTGATAGCTCAATTCTATATTCAATAGAGCCGTTGCCACAAGCAATACATATTAACATCCGCTTATTCACGGGCTTTTCACAGACAAATCTCGATTTTTCGTTCTCTGCGACTTCCCAATAAATGGGAATTTAACGTTCTCTTTTATGTCTATCAATAAGCAACAAAACAAACATAATAAGCCATATCCCCCATGCGATCCAACAGCCTATTCCTTGATATTGGATATCTATGATTATTCCAATAATAAAAGGAACTGACATAAACATCATTCTTTTTCCATATGCCTTACACATAGCATTCTCATCGTATTTCTTTCGTTCATCCGCTGATTTCATATTATAACCCGACAAGAATTTAGTAGCTTTTCCTTCTGATTTATAAAACCACATTCCAAACAAAAACATAATCACTGCCATCATAAAGTCAAAAACAATATAGAACATATAATACAATTTCTCCTTTCAGCCAATCACTCTTATCTCTTTGAATTTTCTACATTACTCTTCAGCTTTGACAAAACATAGCAAATCAGTATATCCTGACTGCATAAGTAATTGCTTAAAACCAGACATCACTTCTTCTTTTGTATAATTATTATTTTTCAAAAACTCACTATCCTTCTCACTAAGGTATTGGTAGAAAAGAGCTGCTGCCATTACCTCATTTCTGTCTGTATAATCAATGCTATCTAAAAGTAT
The sequence above is drawn from the Coprococcus comes ATCC 27758 genome and encodes:
- a CDS encoding helix-turn-helix domain-containing protein; this encodes MLNENIKRIRKSKGLSQEELAIKLNVVRQTVSKWENGLSVPDSSMLIILANELNTTVSELLGEPVAEPTTDDLKILSEKLEVINLQLAKRSITKVKTIRWILISLCAVIVVIFIALASTNSFYLNWNYNDPELAVAGTILHGFEFLFVRLAPIVFLTSVVGVVVTYKKR
- a CDS encoding DUF3784 domain-containing protein — translated: MFYIVFDFMMAVIMFLFGMWFYKSEGKATKFLSGYNMKSADERKKYDENAMCKAYGKRMMFMSVPFIIGIIIDIQYQGIGCWIAWGIWLIMFVLLLIDRHKRER
- a CDS encoding DUF6483 family protein; translation: MYFTDEKDYIMRMIKEMVRVLFSLMFGKKYVSVELEKENKYEVSGKNLKNFLDMIDSGEINEAENILLDSIDYTDRNEVMAAALFYQYLSEKDSEFLKNNNYTKEEVMSGFKQLLMQSGYTDLLCFVKAEE